Below is a genomic region from Brassica rapa cultivar Chiifu-401-42 chromosome A08, CAAS_Brap_v3.01, whole genome shotgun sequence.
ggatcgggtatttcggattttcgggtatttcggtatagaggtgtagaacccgttcgggtatttctatatttcgggtcgggttcgggtatttttagttcggattcggttatttcggatcgggttcggatatttagattttgaaaaaaaaaattaatatttttatttctcaagtttctagtatttaaaaatataacttttagttaactaattttttatttttaatagattgaatggttaatagatttggacataacattttaaaactaaaaagacattaatttagttatttttaaaaaaaagttggatgtaactttttgttaatttttgaaataaaaaacttgacatgcattttaagtgagtagcaaatcattttttccgtaattgtatgtacatcttatgaacttaaagtatgtgtagtatcaatataaatattttatataaaatgagagatgtaaactagaaatataaggttaattatacatatgttcggttatcttcggatatccattcgggttcgggtattacccgttcgggttcgggtatccaatctcttcttattcaatacccgttcgggtattttgctacttcggttcggatttcggttcgggtttttcggatcgggttcgggtgccacttcggatatcgggtaaagtgcccacccctactcgCAGTCTTTGAAGCTTCCAATGGCTTCAAGTTTTTTACTGCTTTTACTTAAATCTGCGAGAGTTCGAAAGACCCACTACGAACCTACTTTTATCACAAAGGCCCAATTAAAAGCCCAAAACAGTGAAGACATGAACTGTTTCTGTTTCGTCTGAATCGAAGCTGCACACATTTTCCTCTGATCTCACGGAGACGGCGACGGAAGAATGCAGTTCTTCGGTGGATCGGAGATAAATCCGTCGCCACAGGTTCCGACGGCGAGTGGAAACAACGCGCACATGATGTACGTTTTCAACCGTAACGGCGTCTGTCTCCTCTACAAAGAATGGAACAGGCCTCTTCACACGCTCAACCCTCAGCAAGACCACAAGCTCATGTTCGGTCTTCTCTTCTCCCTCAAATCTCTCACCGCCAAGATGGATCCCGTCAAGTTAGTGATTTCATCATCCCTTTTGATGGATTTGACTTGTGGATTTGATCAATTTTGGATCTATCTATCTGTGTGATTGATTGTTTGCAGTGCGGATAAGGGGAATCTAGGTGTTCCACAGTTGCCAGGACAAGGGTGCTCTTTCCATAGTTTTCGAACTAATACTTACAAGCTTAGCTTCATGGAGACTCCCTCTGGTATTAAGGTCAGCCTTCAACCACTGTCTCTCTTGTTAATTCAACCGTAAAGTCATTGTCTTTAGTGTCTATGTGAGAGAACGTGAA
It encodes:
- the LOC103832847 gene encoding trafficking protein particle complex subunit 1 yields the protein MQFFGGSEINPSPQVPTASGNNAHMMYVFNRNGVCLLYKEWNRPLHTLNPQQDHKLMFGLLFSLKSLTAKMDPVNADKGNLGVPQLPGQGCSFHSFRTNTYKLSFMETPSGIKIILVTHPKTGDLRESLKYIYGLYVEYVVKNPIYNPGSPIKSELFNTALDQYVRSIS